GAACATCCGCTACGCCTTCTAGCCGGTCAGCCGGTCAGCCGGTCAGCGGGTCAGCGGGTCAGCGGGTCAGCCTCCTAGCCGATCACGGCGTCCGCTTCGATCTCGACCAGCAGCTCGGGCTCGATGAGGGCGCTGACCTCGAGCATGGACGAGGCTGGGCGGATGTCGGCGAAGAACTCGCCGTGCGCCCGCCCGACCTCCTCCCAGCGGCTGATGTCGGTGAGGAACATCCGGGTCCGCACCACGTCTTCCAGGCTCGCGCCGACCTGCTCCAGCGCCGCCGAGATCCGGCGGATCGCCTCCCGGGCCTGCTCGGCGATGTCCTCGCCGCCGACCGCGCCGCCCTCGGGCCGAGCGGCGGTGGTGCCGGCCACCGACACCCAGGAGCCGACCCGGACGGCGCGCGAATAGCCGACTGCCGACTCCCACCTCGCGCCCGAAGACACCATCTGCCGCTGACCGGCAGGTTGACGCTGACTCATGAACCTCAATCCTCCAACCGATAAACCAGAGTGCCGTCGGCCATCCTGGCGCGGATCTGCGCGGCGACGCCCGCCGGATCCGCCGCCTCGTCAGTGATCAGGTGACGGGCGGGGATCTGCGCCTCGGCGAACATCCGGTGCACCTGTCGGGTCGCCGCCAGGTCGCTGAACCCATGCCCGACGCGGCTCTGAACGCGTGTTTCGCAGCACTGCGCCGAGGGCAGCAGGACGGCGTAGTGCAGCTGGCCGAGCCCGGTCGCGGCCAGGAAGGCCGGCAGGGTCCAGGTGCCGATCACCCCGTCATAGACGACGGGGTACCCGCCGCTGACCAGCTGCCCGGTGGCCGCGGCCGCTGCCGCGAGGACCACGTCGTTCTGCTGGGCGGCCTCGTCCAGCCAGGGCATGACATAGCCCTGGCGGATGAAGGCGAAGAAGGCGTCGCCGGCCACCAGCGCGCTGGTGTCGAAACCGTCGGCCAGGACGGCGGCCACCGTCGACTTGCCGGCGCCGGGCGGCCCGGCCACCACGATCAGCTCGGT
This is a stretch of genomic DNA from Jatrophihabitans sp.. It encodes these proteins:
- a CDS encoding RidA family protein, whose translation is MSQRQPAGQRQMVSSGARWESAVGYSRAVRVGSWVSVAGTTAARPEGGAVGGEDIAEQAREAIRRISAALEQVGASLEDVVRTRMFLTDISRWEEVGRAHGEFFADIRPASSMLEVSALIEPELLVEIEADAVIG
- a CDS encoding AAA family ATPase, with product MTELIVVAGPPGAGKSTVAAVLADGFDTSALVAGDAFFAFIRQGYVMPWLDEAAQQNDVVLAAAAAATGQLVSGGYPVVYDGVIGTWTLPAFLAATGLGQLHYAVLLPSAQCCETRVQSRVGHGFSDLAATRQVHRMFAEAQIPARHLITDEAADPAGVAAQIRARMADGTLVYRLED